AAGCTGGTCAACGTCTGGGAGCCGGTACCGGAGCCGATCGCCCAGGCCCCGCTGCTCGGCCCCGAGACCCACCAGCACTGGAGCGAGCGGATACCGCGTGAAGCGGCCGAGGAACTGCGGGCGGCCCACCCGGAGGTCGACGTGCTCATCAAGCAGGTCACCGGCCGGCCGGCCGAGGTACTGACCGACGCCGCGAAGGACGCCGAACCGCTGGTGCTCGGATCCCGTGGCCTGAGCGGCGTGGGTGGATTCATGGTCGGCTCCGTCGGCCTGGCCGTGGTGGCGCACGCCGAGTGTCCGGTCGTCCTCGTACGGGCCGAAGGAGACACCTCGGGCACCGACTCCACCCTCCCGCCCTCCCGGCCCGTCGTACTCGGCCTCGACACCAGGGCTCCTGACGACACCCTGATCGGCTTCGCCTTCGAGGCGGCCGTCCTGCACGGCGCCTCCCTGCGCGTCGTCCACGGCTGGAACGAGCCGCCCTACATCGCGTACGGCCTGCCCCCGGACCTGGAACTGAACGCCCGGCTCGGCGCTGAGGAGGCCGCCGCCGTGAGCGAGGTGCTGCGGCCGTGGCGGCAGAAGTTCCCGACGGTGGACGTCGTCGAGGACTCCCTCTCCGGGAAGGCGGCCGACCACCTCGTGGACGCCTCCGCAGAGGCCTCCCTGGTCGTCGTCGGCCGCCGTATCCGCCGTTCCCCGCTCGGCGCCCACATAGGGCCCGTCACCCACGCCGTACTGCACCACGCCACCGCCCCCGTCGCCGTGGTCCCGCACGACTGACGCCCGGCACAACTGATCACCCGGCACGACTCACCACCAGACGCGTCACCATCCGAGGAGAGACCCCCATGAAAGCGGCAGTCGTACGAGCGTTCGGTGAACCCCTGGTCATAGAGGAGCGTCCCGACCCCGAGCCCGGCCCCGGCCAGGTCCGCATCCGGGTGGAGGCCTCCGGGCTGTGCCACACCGACATCCACGCCGCGCACGGCGACTGGCCGGTGAAGCCGAACCCGCCCTTCGTCCCCGGCCACGAGGGCGTGGGGCTCGTCGAGGCGCTCGGCGACGGCGTCACGCACCTCACGCTCGGCCAGCGCGTCGCGGTGCCCTGGCTCGGCTCGGCCTGCGGACGGTGCGAGCACTGCCTGTCCGGCTGGGAGACGCTCTGCGAGCAGCAGGTCAACACCGGATACGGGTGCGACGGCGGCTACGCCGAGAAGATGCTCGCCCGGGCCGACTTCGCCCAGCCGGTGCCCGACGGGATCTCCCCGCTCGACGCCGCCCCGCTCACCTGCGCCGGGGTCACGACGTACAAGGCGCTCAAGGTCGCCGGTGTCGGCCCCGCCCAGCTGGTCGCCATCTCGGGCGTCGGCGGACTGGGCCATCTGGCGGTCCAGTACGCGAAGATCGCCGGGGCGACGGTGGCGGCGATCGACGTCACCGACGAGAAACTCGAACTCGCCTCGGAACTCGGCGCCGACTTCGTCATC
This portion of the Streptomyces mirabilis genome encodes:
- a CDS encoding zinc-dependent alcohol dehydrogenase; this encodes MKAAVVRAFGEPLVIEERPDPEPGPGQVRIRVEASGLCHTDIHAAHGDWPVKPNPPFVPGHEGVGLVEALGDGVTHLTLGQRVAVPWLGSACGRCEHCLSGWETLCEQQVNTGYGCDGGYAEKMLARADFAQPVPDGISPLDAAPLTCAGVTTYKALKVAGVGPAQLVAISGVGGLGHLAVQYAKIAGATVAAIDVTDEKLELASELGADFVIDARTHDPAEVLKRFGGAHAAIALAVNEAAFAAVYGGLRRGGKLVMVALPAHGAIKVPIFDTVLNGTSVIGSIVGTRQDLAEVFELHAAGRTRVIRESRPLVSVNESIDAVLHGQVKARIVFDFGEGR
- a CDS encoding universal stress protein, whose translation is MPRTVTVGLDGSPESRAAADWAAREAKLRGLPLKLVNVWEPVPEPIAQAPLLGPETHQHWSERIPREAAEELRAAHPEVDVLIKQVTGRPAEVLTDAAKDAEPLVLGSRGLSGVGGFMVGSVGLAVVAHAECPVVLVRAEGDTSGTDSTLPPSRPVVLGLDTRAPDDTLIGFAFEAAVLHGASLRVVHGWNEPPYIAYGLPPDLELNARLGAEEAAAVSEVLRPWRQKFPTVDVVEDSLSGKAADHLVDASAEASLVVVGRRIRRSPLGAHIGPVTHAVLHHATAPVAVVPHD